The following proteins are co-located in the Flavobacterium sp. CECT 9288 genome:
- the thrS gene encoding threonine--tRNA ligase: MIKITLPDGSVREFAPGVTPMDVAKSISEGFARNVISASFNGTTIETTTPLTTDGSLTLFTWNDADGKKAFWHSTSHVMAQVLEEMYPGIKLTLGPAIANGFYYDVDFEDHKITDADFKKIEDRVLEISRGKHEFKLRPVSKADALELYKDNIYKTELITNLEDGTITFCDHDTFTDLCRGGHIPNTGIIKAMKVMSVAGAYWRGDEKNKQLTRVYGTSFPKQKELTEYLELLEEAKRRDHRKLGKELELFAFSQKVGQGLPLWLPKGAALRDRLEQFLKKAQKKAGYEQVVTPHIGQKELYVTSGHYAKYGADSFQPINTPAEGEEFLLKPMNCPHHCEIYNVRPWSYKDLPKRYAEFGTVYRYEQSGELHGLTRVRGFTQDDAHIFCTPEQLDEEFKKVIDLVLYVFGSLGFENFTAQISLRDKENRDKYIGTDENWEKAENAIINAAADKGLNTVVEYGEAAFYGPKLDFMVKDALGRQWQLGTIQVDYNLPERFDLTYKGSDNELHRPVMIHRAPFGSMERFIAILLEHTAGNFPLWLMPEQAIILSLSEKYEIYAKKVLDLLENHEIRALIDNRNETIGKKIRDAEMQKTPFMLIVGEEEEKNGTISIRRHGQEGKGNITVTIEEFAAIVNEEISKTLKVFTV; this comes from the coding sequence ATGATTAAGATTACTTTACCCGATGGGTCAGTTAGAGAGTTTGCTCCAGGCGTAACTCCAATGGATGTTGCAAAAAGCATCAGTGAAGGATTTGCTAGAAATGTAATTTCAGCCTCTTTTAATGGTACTACTATTGAAACAACAACCCCACTAACCACGGATGGTAGCCTTACATTATTTACTTGGAATGACGCCGATGGTAAAAAAGCATTTTGGCATTCTACTTCACACGTTATGGCTCAGGTTCTTGAGGAAATGTACCCAGGAATTAAGCTTACACTCGGACCCGCAATTGCAAATGGATTTTATTATGATGTAGATTTTGAAGATCATAAAATCACAGATGCTGATTTCAAAAAAATTGAAGACCGTGTTCTTGAAATTTCAAGAGGAAAGCACGAATTTAAACTGCGTCCCGTTTCTAAGGCAGATGCTTTAGAATTATACAAAGACAACATTTACAAAACCGAGTTGATTACTAATCTTGAAGACGGAACGATTACGTTTTGCGATCACGATACCTTTACTGATTTGTGTCGTGGTGGCCATATTCCAAATACCGGTATCATCAAAGCAATGAAAGTAATGAGCGTTGCTGGTGCTTACTGGAGAGGTGATGAGAAAAACAAACAGTTAACCCGAGTTTACGGAACATCGTTCCCAAAACAAAAAGAATTAACGGAATACTTAGAATTACTAGAAGAAGCAAAACGTCGTGACCACAGAAAACTAGGAAAAGAACTGGAGTTATTTGCCTTTTCTCAAAAAGTAGGTCAAGGTCTGCCACTATGGTTGCCTAAAGGAGCTGCCTTAAGAGACAGATTAGAGCAATTTTTGAAAAAAGCACAGAAAAAAGCAGGTTACGAGCAAGTTGTAACTCCACATATTGGTCAGAAAGAATTGTACGTTACTTCTGGTCATTATGCAAAGTATGGAGCAGACAGCTTTCAACCAATTAATACACCTGCAGAAGGAGAAGAGTTTTTATTAAAACCGATGAACTGTCCGCATCACTGCGAAATATACAATGTTCGTCCATGGTCATACAAAGACTTACCAAAACGTTATGCTGAATTTGGAACAGTTTACCGATACGAACAAAGTGGAGAATTACACGGTTTAACTCGCGTGCGAGGATTTACTCAAGATGATGCTCATATTTTTTGTACTCCAGAACAATTAGACGAAGAGTTCAAAAAAGTAATTGACTTAGTACTTTATGTATTTGGTTCATTAGGATTTGAAAACTTTACAGCCCAAATTTCGTTAAGAGATAAGGAAAATAGAGATAAATATATAGGTACCGATGAAAATTGGGAAAAAGCAGAGAATGCAATCATCAATGCTGCTGCAGATAAAGGTTTAAATACTGTAGTAGAATATGGCGAAGCTGCGTTTTACGGACCAAAGTTAGATTTCATGGTTAAGGATGCCCTTGGAAGACAATGGCAATTAGGAACTATACAGGTAGACTACAACTTACCAGAACGTTTTGACTTGACTTACAAAGGTTCTGATAATGAACTACACCGTCCGGTAATGATTCACAGAGCACCTTTTGGTTCTATGGAACGTTTTATAGCAATATTACTAGAACACACAGCAGGAAATTTCCCGCTTTGGCTAATGCCAGAACAAGCTATAATATTGTCTTTGAGCGAGAAATATGAAATATATGCGAAAAAAGTTTTAGATTTGCTAGAAAATCACGAAATTCGCGCCCTCATTGACAACAGAAACGAGACCATCGGTAAGAAAATTAGAGATGCCGAAATGCAAAAAACACCGTTTATGTTGATTGTAGGTGAGGAAGAAGAGAAAAACGGAACCATTTCTATACGCCGTCACGGCCAAGAAGGAAAAGGTAATATCACAGTTACAATAGAAGAATTTGCAGCTATTGTAAACGAAGAAATTAGCAAAACATTGAAAGTATTTACAGTTTAA
- a CDS encoding RNA polymerase sigma factor, which translates to MSENLEQTFVQLLQENQNIIHKICRLYTNGDDAHKDLFQEITIQLWKAFPKFRGDSKFSTWAYRVALNTAITLYRKTKRSISTVEFEGRQHFLNDVEYDYEEEEQLKLMYKAVYQLNDIEKALIFMYLEDKDYQEISETLGISEVNARVKMNRIKGKLKKILNPLEA; encoded by the coding sequence ATGAGTGAAAACCTAGAACAGACTTTTGTGCAACTTTTGCAAGAAAACCAAAATATAATCCACAAGATTTGTAGATTGTATACTAATGGTGATGATGCACACAAAGATTTGTTTCAAGAAATCACCATTCAATTATGGAAAGCTTTCCCTAAGTTTAGAGGAGATAGCAAATTTTCTACTTGGGCTTATCGCGTAGCCTTAAATACAGCCATCACCCTATATCGTAAAACAAAACGTTCTATCAGTACTGTGGAGTTTGAAGGCAGGCAACATTTTCTTAATGATGTAGAATATGATTATGAAGAGGAAGAACAATTAAAATTAATGTACAAAGCAGTTTATCAATTGAATGATATTGAAAAAGCATTAATCTTCATGTATCTTGAAGACAAAGACTACCAAGAAATATCCGAAACGTTGGGAATTAGCGAAGTTAACGCAAGAGTAAAAATGAATAGAATAAAAGGGAAATTAAAAAAAATATTAAATCCATTAGAAGCATGA
- a CDS encoding glycosyltransferase family 2 protein, whose translation MLLSVIILNYNVRYFLELCLISVQKAIEGIDAEIIVVDNNSVDDSCAMVLQRFSTVKLIQNKSNEGFPKGNNIGVDQASGEYVCILNPDTVVAEDTFLKILEFANQKDHLGIVGCKLIDGAGGFLPESKRGVPTPFVAFTKIAGLYKLFPKSKMLGKYYANHLQEEQTGKVDVLVGAFMLLKRKLYLELGGFDEACFMYSDDIDLSYMALKAGYNNFYFGATTVIHYKGESTHKDGLYMKRFSEAMHFFYKKHFSKAKSIFRIKECLFAVFMKIGVSVFTAYKTLQGNSLFQKTKKMISPKYILFTNDQSLLQKMERSLQKKVKFHDLKTEKMLLSSMVKEETNVEIILDNEFISFKDCIAIQESAKKEGFNQRITFKIKPKATDFLIGSNNSTSRGEVVKMT comes from the coding sequence ATGTTACTATCGGTTATTATTCTTAATTACAATGTTCGGTACTTTCTGGAGCTTTGTTTAATCAGTGTTCAAAAAGCAATTGAAGGTATTGACGCAGAGATAATTGTGGTTGATAATAATTCTGTCGATGATAGTTGTGCAATGGTATTGCAACGATTTTCAACGGTAAAGTTAATTCAAAACAAATCGAATGAAGGTTTCCCCAAAGGGAATAATATAGGTGTCGACCAAGCCTCGGGAGAGTATGTTTGTATTCTAAATCCAGACACGGTTGTGGCTGAAGATACTTTTTTAAAAATTCTAGAATTTGCTAATCAAAAAGATCATTTAGGGATTGTAGGTTGTAAGCTTATTGATGGTGCTGGTGGTTTTCTTCCAGAGAGTAAGCGCGGTGTTCCAACTCCATTTGTGGCTTTTACAAAGATTGCGGGTCTGTATAAACTTTTCCCTAAATCTAAAATGTTAGGCAAGTACTATGCAAACCATTTGCAGGAAGAGCAAACTGGGAAAGTGGATGTTTTAGTGGGTGCTTTTATGCTTTTAAAACGAAAGTTGTATCTAGAATTAGGAGGATTTGACGAAGCTTGTTTTATGTATTCTGATGATATTGATTTGTCTTACATGGCGCTAAAAGCGGGATATAATAATTTTTACTTTGGCGCAACTACTGTTATTCATTATAAAGGAGAAAGTACTCATAAAGATGGCTTGTATATGAAGCGATTTTCAGAGGCGATGCATTTTTTTTACAAGAAACATTTTAGTAAAGCAAAATCTATTTTTCGGATAAAAGAGTGTTTGTTTGCTGTTTTTATGAAAATAGGCGTCTCTGTTTTTACCGCATACAAGACTTTACAAGGCAATTCATTATTCCAGAAAACAAAAAAGATGATTTCTCCAAAATATATTTTGTTTACCAATGATCAAAGTTTACTTCAAAAAATGGAACGCTCGTTACAAAAAAAAGTAAAATTTCATGATTTAAAAACAGAAAAAATGCTACTTTCGTCAATGGTGAAAGAGGAAACTAATGTTGAAATTATTCTTGACAATGAATTTATATCATTTAAGGATTGTATCGCTATTCAGGAATCTGCAAAGAAAGAGGGATTTAATCAACGAATAACTTTTAAAATTAAGCCAAAAGCTACCGATTTTTTAATAGGAAGTAATAATAGTACATCACGTGGCGAAGTAGTTAAAATGACGTAA